The proteins below come from a single Eucalyptus grandis isolate ANBG69807.140 chromosome 3, ASM1654582v1, whole genome shotgun sequence genomic window:
- the LOC104436687 gene encoding uncharacterized protein LOC104436687: MANAWRREKQPQFLSSRFLLLLFSSSLLLLIFYFVSLRPSSSPSPDAPTVTTTLATKSRFSSPAISPFDCFASPQAHPVIANVVEGVKHPFLYSLSDFGSLPDKPHKNIVRTLKGKAFRRPDISVTVQELLEGFRSEGRDGIFVDVGANVGMASFAAAAMGFRVLAFEPVFENLQRICDGIWMNRVGELMDLFAAAASDRAGNITFHKLVGRLDNSAVSSAGAKLAFKSNEEIELQVRSIPLDEVIPESEPVLLIKIDVQGWEHHVLKGAVKLLSREAGKAPYLIYEEDERLLQASNSSSKGIREFLHSVGYRHCTQHGTDAHCTKNG; the protein is encoded by the exons ATGGCGAACGCGTGGAGGAGGGAGAAGCAGCCCCAGTTCCTGTCCTccaggttcctcctcctcctcttctcctcctccctcctcctcctcatcttctACTTCGTCTCCCTCcgtccctcctcctccccttcccCCGACGCCCCTACCGTCACCACCACCCTCGCCACGAAATCCCGCTTCTCCTCCCCCGCCATCTCCCCCTTCGACTGCTTCGCGTCGCCCCAGGCCCACCCCGTGATCGCCAACGTCGTCGAGGGCGTCAAGCACCCCTTCCTCTACTCCCTCTCCGACTTCGGGTCGCTCCCCGACAAGCCCCACAAGAACATCGTCCGGACGCTCAAGGGCAAGGCCTTCCGGCGGCCCGACATATCGGTGACCGTCCAGGAGCTCCTGGAGGGGTTCCGGAGCGAGGGCAGAGATGGGATTTTCGTGGACGTGGGCGCCAATGTCGGGATGGCCAGCTTCGCCGCCGCGGCGATGGGGTTCAGGGTTTTGGCCTTCGAGCCGGTTTTCGAGAACTTGCAGCGGATCTGCGATGGGATTTGGATGAATCGGGTCGGGgagctgatggatttgttcGCGGCGGCTGCATCGGACAGGGCTGGGAACATCACATTTCACAAG TTGGTTGGCCGGCTCGACAACAGTGCTGTCTCATCAGCTGGTGCCAAGTTGGCATTCAAGTCCAATGAAGAAATAGAACTTCAAGTAAGGTCCATCCCGCTGGACGAAGTGATACCAGAGTCAGAACCGGTTCTTCTCATCAAAATAGATGTTCAGGGCTGGGAGCATCATGTTCTGAAGGGGGCCGTGAAGTTGCTGTCAAGAGAGGCAGGCAAGGCACCCTATTTGATTTATGAGGAAGATGAACGGTTGTTGCAGGCAAGTAACAGCAGTTCTAAAGGGATTCGAGAATTTCTTCACTCTGTTGGGTATCGTCATTGCACCCAGCATGGTACAGACGCACACTGCACCAAGAACGGCTGA
- the LOC104436688 gene encoding uncharacterized protein LOC104436688 gives MASALLSTGLFVPLKNRGETGGFCLWNSRSSIHGELLSKANLVKREISSDARGRLVIASVLGRKVTRRETVVPDPDYRIPIVLLGMAGGLAYTNNLLPAAPVGLLGLLLLFQTTRVRFVFDDEALEVKVGEELQQSGENVFVGGKNRWKYSTFVNWELWWPNFPVLVYFKETQTKPEGQVHFFPVIFNGKQLYDVMVERAGPSKTSGPK, from the exons atggcaaGCGCCCTCTTGTCCACCGGTCTCTTCGTCCCGTTAAAAA ATAGAGGAGAAACTGGTGGGTTCTGCTTGTGGAATTCCAGGAGCTCAATTCATGGCGAGTTGCTTTCCAAAGCCAATCTAGTGAAGAGGGAAATTAGCAGCGACGCGAGGGGACGCCTTGTGATTGCCTCCGTG CTTGGGAGGAAGGTCACCCGGAGAGAGACTGTAGTTCCTGACCCTGATTATAGAATACCCATTGTCTTACTTG GTATGGCTGGTGGATTAGCCTATACAAACAATCTGTTACCTGCTGCCCCTGTTGGTCTACTTGGGCTGCTCTTATTATTTCAG ACTACTAGAGTGAGATTTGTCTTTGATGATGAGGCTCTG GAGGTGAAAGTTGGAGAGGAGCTTCAACAATCAGGTGAAAATGTCTTCGTAGGAGGGAAAAATCGGTGGAA ATACTCTACCTTTGTGAATTGGGAGCTCTGGTGGCCAAATTTTCCTGTCCTTGTGTACTTCAAAGAGACACAAACAAAGCCTGAGGGACAAGTGCACTTCTTTCCAGTAATTTTT AATGGGAAGCAACTGtatgatgtcatggtggagaGAGCTGGTCCTTCAAAAACAAGCgggccaaaataa